One window of the Ammospiza nelsoni isolate bAmmNel1 chromosome 2, bAmmNel1.pri, whole genome shotgun sequence genome contains the following:
- the CRLF2 gene encoding cytokine receptor-like factor 2 — translation MRLIFQAYSMIFILGNMVASQSQSSGGEDAINTTIINFNNEKMQITWATRELFPNENVSFFYTFGEGKNKVWKPCTTYLLDQDYNSGCLFETEGPTLTISIRNSNGSDVLFSKNLKADFYIKPSPPENVTFFWKEDTVTVSCNKPERNAWCLRFELQYKSKFDKEWQSRTSKCCSIGEQGFDPRKCYSFRARLTRLVPHCNVVKYSSDWAAETFWMNGTLLDSCDDDITPQSKTVIILSCSLAVVLMMLILLILLCKWQRVQMSVLPAIPDPKYPFADLFNDHNGNLQEWLDKNDHVVLQTKLEYEEPESITEAESQQEDGKNSDKQGPLEKIFTFSGAAENNDGKAAEIACLIPAPNTTAPFAGFHIIMNDDMYVML, via the exons ATGAGACTCATCTTTCAAGCATATTCAATGATCTTCATACTAGGCAATATGGTGGCTTCTCAGTCACAATCATCTG GTGGGGAAGATGCCATCAACACCACAATAATCAACTTCAATAACGAGAAGATGCAGATCACATGGGCAACAAGAGAGCTTTTTCCCAATGAGAATGTGTCATTTTTTTACAC ATTTGGTGAAGGCAAGAACAAAGTTTGGAAGCCATGTACCACCTATTTATTGGATCAAGATTATAATTCTGGATGTCTTTTTGAGACAGAAGGACCTACCCTTACCATTTCTATCAGGAACAGCAATGGAAGTGATGTgcttttttctaaaaatctaaAAGCTGATTTTTACA TAAAGCCCAGTCCACCAGAAAATGTGACCTTCTTCTGGAAAGAGGACACTGTTACTGTAAGCTGTAATAAACCTGAGAGAAATGCATGGTGCTTGAGATTTGAGCTTCAGTACAAAAGCAAGTTTGACAAAGAGTGGCAA TCCAGAACCTCCAAGTGCTGCAGTATTGGAGAGCAAGGCTTCGATCCCAGGAAGTGCTACTCTTTCCGGGCCAGACTGACGAGACTGGTACCACACTGCAACGTGGTTAAATACAGCAGTGACTGGGCAGCTGAAACATTTTGGATGAATGGCACGTTATTAG ATTCATGTGATGATGATATAACTCCTCAGTCAAAGACAGTAATTATTTTAAGTTGTTCACTGGCAGTAGTCTTAATGATGCTTATCCTCCTGATTCTTCTGTGTAAGTGGCAGag GGTTCAGATGTCAGTCCTGCCTGCTATACCAGACCCAAAATACCCATTTGCTGATCTCTTCAATGATCATAATGGAAACTTACAG gAATGGCTAGACAAAAATGATCATGTGGTGTTGCAAACCAAGCTGGAATATGAAGAACCAGAGTCCATCACTGAGGCAGAAAGCCAGCAAGAAGATGGGAAGAACAGTGACAAACAGGGGCCTTTGGAAAAAATCTTCACTTtttcaggagcagctgaaaaTAATGATGGCAAAGCAGCTGAGATTGCCTGCCTGATACCAGCACCCAACACTACAGCTCCTTTTGCTGGCTTCCATATTATAATGAATGATGACATGTATGTGATGTTATAA